The following proteins are encoded in a genomic region of Oceanisphaera profunda:
- the fabA gene encoding 3-hydroxyacyl-[acyl-carrier-protein] dehydratase FabA — MSEEQPQALPSQKELGKHSFTREELLACSQGELFGPGNSQLPAPNMLMMDRIMQISDDGGEHGKGEIIAELDINPDLWFFDCHFPGDPVMPGCLGLDAMWQLVGFFLGWKGGPGKGRALGVGEVKFTGQILPTAKKVTYKITLKRVIWRKLIMGIADGTVEVDGRVIYEAKDLKVGLFTDTSKF, encoded by the coding sequence ATGTCTGAAGAACAGCCTCAAGCCTTGCCTTCGCAAAAAGAACTGGGCAAGCATAGCTTTACCCGTGAAGAATTACTGGCCTGTAGCCAGGGTGAATTATTTGGTCCAGGTAACAGCCAGTTGCCCGCTCCTAATATGCTGATGATGGACCGCATCATGCAGATCTCTGATGACGGCGGCGAGCACGGCAAAGGCGAAATCATTGCCGAGTTAGATATTAACCCTGATTTGTGGTTTTTTGATTGCCACTTCCCCGGTGACCCAGTGATGCCAGGTTGCTTAGGCTTAGATGCCATGTGGCAGCTGGTCGGCTTCTTCTTAGGCTGGAAAGGCGGCCCAGGTAAGGGTCGTGCACTGGGTGTAGGTGAAGTGAAATTTACCGGTCAAATTTTGCCAACTGCGAAAAAAGTGACGTACAAGATCACCTTAAAGCGCGTGATTTGGCGCAAGCTGATCATGGGCATCGCAGATGGTACCGTTGAAGTAGATGGCCGCGTTATCTACGAAGCCAAAGATTTGAAAGTAGGTTTGTTTACTGATACTTCTAAGTTCTAA
- a CDS encoding Lon protease family protein, giving the protein MHPLSPDELNPIFTLPEISTLSQLPPIAFSALQDRADSAFATLSALKAVNPILLLNGFAGVDYEELVHDLVAKHSDHANLFDLCYAENLTHPQKPIWLRLKAGSGLVFCELVGQLLELSSRHLDAEHIVERILKKQDNDPKVANYLSLLAQHVAAGEGFSHPVLINLMVHRHDDSMPIVHARQFTPEQLFGAVHFQTEQGSIFSHHHLLEPGLIHQANGGYLIVPIEELLEQPNLWFRLKNALVSRQIEWSRPAEMAAFYFQPEAPPLDFHLILVGDRSAVAELYLMDRDLDTLAFLRADILPEWDAREDLPTYLGYLAHLRQKYQLLDLDASAVLRLCRYSSRLTDHQHKVSLVEAQLVAMMQLADVIARREQSDIISATHLILAQQEQDHRLSFLVEQSDIGVRDGQYLMQTQGKAVGQINGLSVIQIIGHPYDFGEPVRLTATVHLGDGDVADIERKAELAGHIHAKAMMIIHGYLSNLFGAEHPSPLSANLVFEQSYHEIDGDSASLTGLCALLSAMAKEPIYQHFAVTGALDQFGNVQPVGGVNEKIEGFYRLCKIQGLTGQQGIILPASNRLQLNLSDEVTAAVSAGQFHIFPVARVEQAIELLTGSVAGDVEQPDTLFGRIRDRLDELNGHTLERGFLRRLFRI; this is encoded by the coding sequence GTGCACCCACTGAGTCCCGACGAACTAAATCCGATTTTTACCCTGCCTGAAATCAGCACCCTGAGCCAGCTGCCTCCTATAGCGTTCAGTGCACTGCAAGACAGAGCAGACTCCGCCTTTGCCACTCTTTCGGCCCTCAAAGCCGTGAATCCCATTTTATTATTAAATGGTTTTGCCGGTGTGGACTACGAAGAGCTGGTACACGACTTGGTCGCCAAGCATTCTGATCATGCTAATTTATTCGACCTTTGTTATGCGGAAAACTTAACGCACCCACAAAAGCCCATTTGGCTGCGATTGAAAGCCGGCAGCGGTTTAGTGTTTTGTGAGTTAGTTGGCCAACTATTGGAATTGTCGTCGCGCCATCTGGATGCGGAGCATATTGTGGAGCGTATCTTAAAGAAACAAGATAACGACCCCAAGGTTGCCAACTATCTGTCCTTATTGGCTCAGCACGTGGCCGCCGGTGAAGGCTTTAGCCATCCGGTGCTGATCAATCTTATGGTACATCGCCATGACGACAGCATGCCTATCGTGCATGCGCGCCAATTTACCCCTGAGCAATTGTTTGGTGCCGTGCACTTTCAAACCGAGCAAGGCTCCATTTTTAGTCATCATCATTTACTCGAGCCCGGTCTTATCCATCAGGCCAATGGCGGCTATTTAATCGTGCCCATCGAAGAGCTGCTTGAGCAGCCTAATTTGTGGTTCCGTTTAAAAAATGCGCTGGTTAGCCGCCAAATCGAGTGGAGCCGCCCCGCTGAAATGGCCGCCTTTTACTTTCAGCCAGAAGCGCCGCCGCTGGATTTTCATCTGATTTTGGTGGGAGATCGCTCAGCGGTCGCCGAGCTGTATTTAATGGATCGAGACTTAGATACGCTGGCCTTTTTGCGGGCTGACATCTTGCCAGAATGGGATGCCCGTGAAGATTTGCCGACTTATTTAGGCTATTTGGCGCATTTGCGTCAAAAATATCAATTGCTGGATTTAGATGCGAGCGCGGTGTTGCGTTTGTGCCGCTATAGCAGTCGTTTAACCGACCATCAGCATAAAGTATCCTTAGTTGAAGCGCAGTTAGTGGCCATGATGCAGCTGGCGGATGTGATCGCGCGCCGTGAGCAAAGTGACATTATCAGCGCCACTCATTTGATATTGGCCCAACAAGAGCAAGACCATCGTTTAAGTTTCTTAGTTGAGCAGTCAGATATCGGCGTACGCGACGGCCAATACCTAATGCAAACGCAAGGCAAAGCCGTTGGGCAAATTAACGGTTTGTCCGTTATTCAAATTATCGGCCACCCTTATGACTTTGGTGAGCCGGTGCGCTTAACCGCCACCGTACACTTGGGCGATGGCGATGTGGCAGACATTGAACGCAAAGCTGAATTAGCAGGCCATATTCACGCCAAAGCCATGATGATTATTCACGGCTATTTGTCGAACTTATTTGGGGCTGAGCACCCTTCACCCTTATCGGCTAACTTGGTGTTTGAGCAGTCTTACCATGAGATAGACGGTGACAGTGCCTCCTTAACCGGTTTGTGTGCTTTACTTTCTGCCATGGCCAAAGAGCCGATTTATCAACACTTTGCCGTAACCGGTGCGCTAGATCAGTTTGGTAATGTGCAGCCGGTGGGCGGCGTGAACGAAAAAATTGAAGGTTTTTATCGCCTGTGTAAAATTCAGGGGCTTACCGGTCAGCAAGGCATTATTTTGCCAGCCAGTAACCGTTTACAACTAAATTTATCTGATGAAGTGACCGCCGCGGTCAGCGCTGGCCAGTTTCATATTTTCCCGGTGGCCCGCGTAGAGCAAGCCATTGAGCTGCTTACTGGCAGCGTAGCCGGTGATGTGGAGCAACCAGATACGCTCTTTGGCCGCATTCGTGATCGGCTCGATGAGCTGAATGGTCATACTTTAGAACGTGGATTTTTACGGCGCTTGTTTCGAATTTAA